Genomic segment of Poecile atricapillus isolate bPoeAtr1 chromosome 25, bPoeAtr1.hap1, whole genome shotgun sequence:
ATTTTCCAGACTATGGGAGGATGTTGAGAAGGAGAAagcagcggggctggggctctAGGAGGAGGTGCTCTGCTGGGGCACGCGGTGGTGGGCCAGGTCCCAGCGCACAGCAAAGCGCAGGGCGTCACGCTTCTTCATCGTGGGCACCTCGTAGTTATTGAGGACGAGGCGCCTCTGCGGCCGCGGCGCCGGCCCCATCTGGAGCATCTGCTTCCGCACGGCCCAGCGCAAGCTCTGACGTGCATCCTCCCCAGGAAAGCGGAATTTTTGCCAGGCTTGTCTATATTTGTTCAATACAGTCACTGGGTCAGTTCTCCTCACTCGTTCAGCCTGTGGAACAATGTAGGACAAGGACCGTCGCTCTGGAATGGAGTACACGGATATAGTGTcactcccaaaatccccaaggAGAGAGCGGGGGCTGTCCTCAACAAACcagtcatcatcatcatcatcatagtGCAGGTAGTCCTCCATGGTGCCACGGCTGGTCTCTAATTTCTCTCTGGAGTGGATGTCACCCAGATTAGTCCTGCAATGCCCCAGGAATGGTGGCTTGGCGTTCGGTGACTCATTGGAGACCTCCACCCTTCCATCGGGTCTGTGCCTCAGCACCTTCCTCTTCATCACCTTGGTTTCCCTGTGACCCGTGGGAAGGGTCGACTGTGCATCAGGAACGATGGATGAGTCGGCATAGGGATCATGGGAATATGACAGCCCCTCGCTGCCTCCCTCCCAGGAGCTCAGCTGGCTcagatcagctgccagctgctcctcactctCTGCTCCTAGCACCTTCTCCATGGTTCCCACTAAACTGGGTGGattctgcagaaaaagaaaccagGGTTAATTTATTGCAGTACATTCAGGCTGAGGAAAGATGTCAGAGGCACTCTGACACTCAAGTTTTTGGGTTCAGTGTTGCTGATTTATGTTGGGGGTGTCCTCAGTGTGCTGCTTaacctcctgctgccagcagaaggcTCTTCCCTACAGTAACACAAATACAACCCCTAAATTCCTGCTAAAAAACTACACTAGAATTAATTATGTGATAAATGAAGTCCTTATGGAAAAACACAGGACAGGTTCCGTGCACTGGGTGAGAGATTAATGGTCTTTCCTTGTATCTCTGCTTCTAAACCCAAAATATTTAGTCATAATTTAATCAAGAGAGATCCAAGAGGGTGTTTTACTTCCAGAGGAGGGAAGGGCTCAGTGCAGTGTTTAGATGCTCATTTATGAATCTGGTGATAGTAAACCTCCAGCCCTGTGGCAAAAAGGGATCCAGACATGGATTCCACCCTCAGCATGGGTTTAGGATCTTTTTCAGGCGATTTGAAAAGCCACAAGTGTTGCCGGTGCCGCTGGGAACAGTGGGAGCAGATGGTGGGGCGGGATGAGTGGCAGCCATCAGCACGCTGTCTGCAGCGGGGATGCAGGTGTGAATGTGACAAGGGCTCCGTGACGGCTCGCCGGGAACGTGCTGCTGCTGACGGAGCAGATCCCATCAGCTGGGGGAAGAGGAGTGATTGAAGAGTCCAAAAAAAGAGATTTGAGTGAAATGAAGCTGCCCAAGCTAAACACCAGtggctctgccctgcctgtgctcctcTGGGAACACCAAGGGGCTCAGACAATAAAGACTGACTCTGTTGCTAACAGTTATTTTGCAGAACAAGCCTAGAAATCTaataaaaaccacataaaaatgcaaatccaccatttttttcttttcctgcagatCTCAAGGATCCACCAGCAACAAACACTCCAAGGTGGTGGCTATGGCTGAGGAGAACACAGCTACTGACCACgagcagctcctgaggaggGTGCAGGAACTGGAAGTGGAGGTGAAGCGGCTGCAAGAGAAGCTCCAGGAGGACAAGGAGGGTGCTGGAAGGAGAGaggctcctccagcccctgggaaaggcaggaaacGCCAACAACGGCCCTTTGATTTCGGTGCCCACAGCCGCAGACACGTGGCACTGCGCATTGCCTACCTGGGCTGGGGCTACCAGGGCTTTGCCAGCCAGGAGAACACCCCCAACACCATCGAGGAGAAGCTCTTTGAAGCCCTGAAGAAGACACGGCTGGTGGATGACAGACAGACGTCCAACTACCACCGCTGCGGGCGCACGGACAAGGGTGTCAGTGCCTTCGGGCAGGTCAGCATCTCCATGGAGGTTCCTGTGGGTTTTCCTGGGTGGGATGGAGTTCTGATGGGATTATTGTCCCACAGTACAGCTTGGATTTGTTCTTTAAAAGCCATCAGCTCTTAACCCTGGAAGTGAACCTGGCAGTGGCTTCCTGCATGTGCAATGATGATTTCAGACCTTGGAAGCCTTTTCAGTGCCATTCTCCCCCTATGTTAGTTGTTTTCCAGGGCCCTGTTTTAGGAggataaaatgtgttttaggCTGCAGatttcccaatagatcaatgataccctgcccttggcagggcCCTCTCACTGACTTAACTTGCCAATCctacaaaaacccaaaatctcCAGGAACTGGCTCACTTCCTGCAGCATCAGGCAGCTGAATTCTTGCACAGAAGGGTCTGAGTGGAGCTGCAGCCAGCGGAAGGGAGCGTGGGAGTGGGagctggagggagggaagcaAGCTGGCCTGCTTGGTGGGCATGGAGCCATCAGGCTGGCTGAGACACTGGGGAGAACACAACCTTGGTGGCTTCACCATAGGGCTGGGTCTCCTTTcttccctcccagcacagaaagcagagtTGGCGTAGGTTTAACTTCAaagggctgctctgctctccttcaTGAGATGAGCCACATGGAATCGGGGCATTTGGTGCCTTCTCTTGCACCACTCCAGCACACAGCACCCAGGGTGGGAATGAACCTGTTCCCACACCAGGCTTCCTGGCCAGCCAGGCTGTTATTGCCTTCAAGTCATCACCTCCAGCTTGGAAAAGAAAAGTACATTATAACCCAGTGACTAAAGATGAAGCCATTCTGAGACCATGATACGTAGGCAGCCTGCAACTTTCCCTGTTTTATTAATGGAATCCATGGCATCTGCTCGGGTCCACAGAGGcactcacagctctgccatggcaggattGCCTGACTGAAGCCACCTTCATATGTAGGAGATCCTGGATTTATTTCCCAGAGGTGTGGGAAGACTTGGCTCCACATGCTGCTGCGCCTATCCATCCACGCTCTAATCCTGCCTTTCGTCATTTCTGCAGGTGATCTCCCTGGATCTCCGCTCCAGCCTGCCAGAGGGGCAGCAGCTCAACGGCCACGAGggtgaggggcagcaggaggagctccGCTACACCCACATCCTGAACAGGgtgctgccagctgacatccGAGTGCTGGCCTGGGCCCCCGTGGAGCCAGAGTTCAGCGCCCGCTTCAGCTGCCTGAGCCGCACCTACCGCTACTTCTTCCCCTGCGCCCAGCTGGACGTGGCCCTCATGGACACCGCGGCCCAGCGCTACGTGGGCACCCACGACTTCCGCAACCTCTGCAAGATGGACGTGGCCAATGGGGTGCTCAACTTCCAGAGGACGATCCTGAGTGCCAGAGTGACGTGGGTGGACAGGGGAGGAGAAGCCGGGCCACGGGATcccttccagctgtgccagtttGAGGTGACAGGACAGGCGTTCCTGTACCACCAAGTCCGCTGCATGATGGCCGTGCTCTTCCTCATTGGCCAGGGCATGGAGAGCCCAGATGTCATTGACGAGCTGCTGAACGTGGAGAAGAACCCCCGGAAACCACAGTACAGGTAGGGATTGGTCTGGAAAACCCAATGGGCTGCTCTTCAGAGCAACAGCTGtccctggagagctgctggcaaGCCATGCCAGCACATGAAGCAGTCTCATTCATGGAAACAGGCTGCCAGCGGCCTCACTGGAATGTATCCACAAGGATGTCTCTTCTTTTGCTCTTGAGCAAAGTTTTGATAGCTGTAGTCCTTGGCATTTAGTAAAAATTAAGTTGCTTTTTACTTAGAAAGGAAGTTCTGTGAAGGTTTGGGCAGGTTTTGGCAGATCATTGTTCTTGAGTCTTTTTGTGCTCCTACCTCCCGTCCTTGTCCCCAGCATGGCGGTGGAGTTCCCCTTGGTCCTGTACAACTGCGAGTTCCCAGACCTGCAGTGGCTCTACGACCCAGAGGTGCAGGGCTTCAACGTGACACacttgcagcagctctgggccagCCACGCCGTCAAAACCCACGTGCTCCGGGACATGTTGGCAGGGCTGGATGCTGCTCCCATTGTCACCAGAAAAGGTAGAGGGAGTTTGTGGGGAATAACTTGGAGTACACACTGTCAGACaacagggttagatgggatattggaagaaattcttccttggGGGGATGggaaggccctggcacagggtgcccagagcagctgtggctgcccctggatccctggcagtgcccaaggccaggctggacagggcttggagcagcctgggacagtgctCCCATAGGTTGTCCCTACTtatggcaggggatggaatgaGATAAGCTTTAAGGCCCATTCCAACACAACCTTTAGGGGATTCTGTGAATTAGAGAGGATTAActggctttaaaaaaagaaaagaaaaaaaaaaaaaaaaaaaccaaaaaaactggGGAATTAAATGTTGTTTTTCCATGATGTCACAGGTCCAGGGAGCAGCCTGGTGCCCTGGGGTGAGCTGCAGCCCCCACTCCACAGCCAGATCAGCGGCTTCGTGGAAGGGGTCCAGGCCCGCAGCTACAAGCCCCTACTGGCCCGGCCCAGATGCGAGGGGCTGGAGGCCCGGATCGAGCACTTCGTGCGGAGGGGCCGCATCGAGCCGCCCCAGGgcccggggctgccgggggATGGGGCCGGGGAGCCCCCCGAGGGCAAGCGGGGCAGCACCGGAGCCCCCGAGCAGCTGCCCAAGAGGATCTGCATGGACACCGAGTGACGGGGCACCACGGCATAGGGACAGCTGGGGCTTCAccttttttaaattactgttattgggaaaaaaaaatgcgcttttttaatgctattttttATAAATCTCAAGGAAAGCGGAGTAACGGTGTTGTGTTCTGGCTGGGGGCGGTGGGAGGGGGCTCAGCGTCCCCAGCGCGCAGTGGGGCAGCACTGAGGGGGATGACAGAGGCTGTACCGGGCTGGGACCCCCCACCCCGCTCTCTCCCCGGTACCTCCGGCCCGGCCGCGCCGCTCCCGCTGCTCCGTTCTGATCCGCAACCGCCGCCGCGGTTTAAACACCCCCGCACGCCGCCATTGGCCAGCGCGGCTGTCACTCAGCTGGTGCCACTTTCCCATTGGACAGGCGCTCCGCGGGGCTGCACCCGCGGCGCCGCCATTGGCCGGCAGAGGGACGCGGAGAAGGAGGCAGAAGATGGCGGCGGGAAGCGGCGCGGCGAGGCGCTGTTGGCGGAGCGGTGCGGGGCTGGCCCGGGCGGTGCGTGGTGTCTGCGGGAGCGGGCGGGTGACGGCGGCTCTGCGGGCGGAGGAGCTGGCGGAGCGGCTGCGGAAGAGCGAGGAACAACAGCGAGAGGTGAGCGGACAGCGGGCCGTAGGGCCCGGGGTCCCCGGACTACA
This window contains:
- the HYLS1 gene encoding centriolar and ciliogenesis-associated protein HYLS1; protein product: MEKVLGAESEEQLAADLSQLSSWEGGSEGLSYSHDPYADSSIVPDAQSTLPTGHRETKVMKRKVLRHRPDGRVEVSNESPNAKPPFLGHCRTNLGDIHSREKLETSRGTMEDYLHYDDDDDDWFVEDSPRSLLGDFGSDTISVYSIPERRSLSYIVPQAERVRRTDPVTVLNKYRQAWQKFRFPGEDARQSLRWAVRKQMLQMGPAPRPQRRLVLNNYEVPTMKKRDALRFAVRWDLAHHRVPQQSTSS
- the PUS3 gene encoding tRNA pseudouridine(38/39) synthase, with the protein product MAEENTATDHEQLLRRVQELEVEVKRLQEKLQEDKEGAGRREAPPAPGKGRKRQQRPFDFGAHSRRHVALRIAYLGWGYQGFASQENTPNTIEEKLFEALKKTRLVDDRQTSNYHRCGRTDKGVSAFGQVISLDLRSSLPEGQQLNGHEGEGQQEELRYTHILNRVLPADIRVLAWAPVEPEFSARFSCLSRTYRYFFPCAQLDVALMDTAAQRYVGTHDFRNLCKMDVANGVLNFQRTILSARVTWVDRGGEAGPRDPFQLCQFEVTGQAFLYHQVRCMMAVLFLIGQGMESPDVIDELLNVEKNPRKPQYSMAVEFPLVLYNCEFPDLQWLYDPEVQGFNVTHLQQLWASHAVKTHVLRDMLAGLDAAPIVTRKGPGSSLVPWGELQPPLHSQISGFVEGVQARSYKPLLARPRCEGLEARIEHFVRRGRIEPPQGPGLPGDGAGEPPEGKRGSTGAPEQLPKRICMDTE